DNA from Corynebacterium aurimucosum ATCC 700975:
CGCGTGGGCATTTCTTCGCCGCGCTCCCACGCGGCGGCGTTGGCATTGAAGATAGCACCCAAGTGGTACTGGGCCACGTGATCCGAGGCCGCCATGTGCGGGGTCAGCGTGGCGTTGGGGAGATCATAAAGCGGGTGGCCATCCGGAAGCGGCTCCGGATCCATGACCTCAAGGCCCGCTCCGGCAATCTCGCCCGTGCGCAGTGCGTCCACGAGATCATCAGTCACCACGGTGCTGCCGCGGCCGACGTTGATAAACACCGCCGAGCGCTTCATGGCGCGGAACACTGCGGCATCAAAGAGAGCTTCCGTGGCGGCCGTCGCTGGCAGGATACTCACCACGAAATCCGCCTCGCCCCATGCTTCGTCGATGCGCTCGATGGGCAGTGTTGCGTCCGCGCCGTCCACTGGGCGGCCCGAGCGGTTCACCGCAGTGATATGCGCGCCGAAGGGCGCGAGGTAGGCCATGAGCTGCTTTCCGATGCCTCCCGCGCCCACGATGAGCACGCGCGTTGGCCCCTGCTGCTCATAGAGCCAAGCCTGGGATTCATCGAGTTCACGCGCCACCGACCACGACTTCGCCAGGGCGAAAGCCTTGTGGTGGTGCGCCTGGGAGAGCATGAGCCCCAGCGCGGATTCCGCCACGGGCTTGGCAAAAGCGCCGGCGGAGTTGCACCACGGCAGGCCATCCCGCCGGATGAGCCCGGCCTCGATATGGCGGTTCACCCCAGTGAAGCAGTATTGCACCCACTGGATGTTCTCCGGAATCTCCGGGGTCTGCGCCGGATCGGAGGCGGTGTTCACAAAGACCTCCGCCTCCTCCAAGCTCCCGACACGCTGGTGCCCGGCAGCATCGATATCTGCCACGGTTGCTGCCCACACGTCGGGGCCCATGAAATAACGCATTAAATTCGGGAGGCGAAGTTGGACAGGTAATCAGCGTGAACAACGGGGCGGCGCATATCCTCCGGGAGCTCCTCGGTTTGCTTGCCCAGCAGGTTGTGCAGCGTGGTGGAGTCATAGCCCACCTCGCCGCGTCCGATGACCTGGCCCTTGGGGCCCATGATGTCCACGATCTCGCCGGCGTTGAACTCGCCCTTAATGTCGGTAATGCCCACGGCCAGCAGGGAGTTTCCGCCGCGGACCACGGCCTCCATGGCGCCCTCGTCGAGGCGCAAGGAGCCGCCGGTATCCGCGCAGTAGAGCGCCCAGAACTTCCATGCGGACAGGCGGCGCTCCTCGCGGGTGTGGAAGACGGTGCCGACGGAGGCGTCGTCAAGCGCCTGCCCGATGTTATCCGCCGAGGTCAACAGCACCGGGAT
Protein-coding regions in this window:
- a CDS encoding D-isomer specific 2-hydroxyacid dehydrogenase family protein, which gives rise to MRYFMGPDVWAATVADIDAAGHQRVGSLEEAEVFVNTASDPAQTPEIPENIQWVQYCFTGVNRHIEAGLIRRDGLPWCNSAGAFAKPVAESALGLMLSQAHHHKAFALAKSWSVARELDESQAWLYEQQGPTRVLIVGAGGIGKQLMAYLAPFGAHITAVNRSGRPVDGADATLPIERIDEAWGEADFVVSILPATAATEALFDAAVFRAMKRSAVFINVGRGSTVVTDDLVDALRTGEIAGAGLEVMDPEPLPDGHPLYDLPNATLTPHMAASDHVAQYHLGAIFNANAAAWERGEEMPTRVDPDAGY